The Sesamum indicum cultivar Zhongzhi No. 13 linkage group LG2, S_indicum_v1.0, whole genome shotgun sequence genome contains a region encoding:
- the LOC105180087 gene encoding peroxisome biogenesis protein 1 isoform X2, protein MVAWTNSCHVSCHFNLSPETIQLVPGTEVAVAPKRRKNSSMQSQEESHRISKAQLRVQDSDSRFIYKCEENGIKMDVMFTSGAFVHPETAKKYSLNSLQFVVISPRLPSNESKKRLHSRSKAREKDANNGNLTDKQDCHQLVVRLLLSESVTKGHIMLSQSLRLYLGAELHSWVHIKMCNISVKKDIPLVSISPYHFKMFQKNEVIENSNLENGNNLENHTRKDELQRISSNAEMGIRDWSVHEKIVAALSSGSLNDVAEETMTTTGEPHKFGYKNGLSSLLCAWFWAQLDTVVSNSEEDVSSLVIGSKTLLHLKVKNHGFPRNGKLQTSSNRFPKKGNQDEEPSVDVLYVLSLSEDSQHDKDINAYELAFDKTSSANYTLRSLDVLLGKLQLGDILFSHVAGESPRDNVVAAAFSSLDWMGAAPLDVNYRLTTLLSPSSYDLPLPGHILICGPPGSGKTLLAKVSAKYLEGCKEILAHMVFVSCSRLTLEKPPTIRQALSNYISEALDHAPSVIVLDDLDSLIAPSSDLEGSQPSSSSAALIEFLADILDEYEEKRRSLCGICPIAFIATAQSLTSFPQSLSSSGRFDFHVNLPIPAATERSAMLKHEIQKRSLQCSDDLLSDIASQCDGYDAYDLEILVDRSVHAAIGRTLSADLGSGENEKPTLVRDDFLQAMQNFLPVAMRDITKPATEGGRSGWEDVGGLNDIQNAIKEMIELPSKFPNIFAQAPLRMRSNVLLYGPPGCGKTHIVGAAAAACSLRFISVKGPELLNKYIGASEQAVRDIFSKAAAAAPCLLFFDEFDSIAPKRGHDNTGVTDRVVNQFLTELDGVEVLTGVFVFAATSRPDLLDAALLRPGRLDRLLFCDFPSQQERLDILKVLSRKLPMASDVDLEHVSHMTKGFSGADLQALLSDTQLEAVHELLDREDGGETGKMPVITGALLESIASKAKPSVSEAEKRRLYDIYSQFLDSKRSVTAQSRDAKGKRATLA, encoded by the exons ATGGTTGCATGGACAAACAGTTGTCATGTTTCATGTCATTTCAACCTTTCCCCAGAAACCA TTCAACTTGTGCCCGGAACTGAAGTTGCAGTAGCTCCAAAGAGACGTAAAAATTCTTCCATGCAATCTCAAGAGGAGAGTCATAGAATTTCAAAAGCGCAGCTGCGTGTTCAAGATTCAGACAGTAGATTCATTTATAAATGTGAGGAGAATGGCATTAAAATGGATGTGATGTTCACTTCTGGTGCTTTCGTCCATCCAGAAACAGCTAAAAAGTATTCACTTAATTCTCTTCAATTCGTGGTAATATCTCCGCGATTACCATCAAATGAAAGCAAGAAAAGGCTGCATTCTAGAAGCAAGGCACGTGAAAAGGATGCCAACAATGGTAATCTTACTGATAAGCAGGATTGCCATCAACTTGTTGTTCGCCTATTATTGTCTGAATCAGTGACAAAAGGACACATAATGCTGTCTCAGTCTCTTCGCCTCTATTTGGGAGCGGAACTACACTCTT GGGTACACATAAAAATGTGCAACATTAGCGTGAAGAAAGACATTCCTCTAGTTTCAATTTCACCTTACCATTTCAAGATGTTTCAAAAGAATGAGGTTATTGAGAATAGCAATCTAGAAAACGGAAACAACCTCGAGAACCATACAAGAAAAGATGAGCTTCAAAGAATCAGCTCGAATGCTGAAATGGGTATTAGAGATTGGTCTGTGCACGAGAAGATTGTTGCAGCTCTTTCTTCTGGATCTTTGAATGATGTGGCTGAAGAGACAATGACTACGACTGGGGAACCACATAAGTTTGGTTATAAAAATGGTTTATCATCTCTTTTATGTGCGTGGTTCTGGGCTCAGCTTGATACTGTTGTTTCAAACTCAGAAGAGGATGTAAGTTCATTGGTTATAGGAAGCAAAACACTGCTtcatttaaaagtaaaaaatcatgGATTTCCTAGAAATGGCAAGCTACAAACATCCAGTAACAGATTTCCCAAAAAGGGAAACCAAGACGAAGAACCATCAGTTGATGTCCTTTATGTTTTGTCACTTTCGGAGGATTCTCAGCATGATAAAGacattaatgcatatgaacTTGCATTTGACAAAACCAGCAGCGCCAACTATACTTTGAGAAGTTTAGATGTGTTGCTTGGAAAGCTGCAACTGGGTGATATATTATTCTCTCATGTAGCTGGTGAGTCACCTCGTGACAATGTTGTTGCTGCTGCATTTTCTTCGTTGGATTGGATGGGTGCAGCTCCACTTGATGTAAATTACA GGTTGACAACTTTATTATCCCCTAGCAGCTATGATCTTCCTTTGCCTGGGCACATTTTAATATGTGGACCTCCA GGTTCTGGTAAAACATTATTGGCCAAAGTCTCTGCAAAATATCTTGAAGGATGTAAAGAAATTTTGGCACACAT GGTTTTCGTATCTTGTTCTAGACTCACTTTGGAGAAGCCTCCAACTATCCGCCAAGCACTTTCCAACTACATCTCTGAAGCATTGGATCATGCACCCTCTGTTATTGTCTTGGATGATCTAGATAGCCTAATTGCACCTTCCTCAGATTTGGAGGGATCCCAACCTTCATCGTCTTCTGCAGCACTCATTGAGTTTCTTGCTGATATATTAGATGAATATGAG GAAAAACGAAGGAGCCTGTGTGGAATTTGCCCCATAGCATTCATTGCTACAGCACAATCCCTGACTAGTTTTCCACAGAGCTTAAGCTCTTCTG GAAGATTCGACTTTCATGTCAATCTGCCAATACCTGCTGCTACTGAACGTTCTGCCATGTTGAAACATGAGATCCAGAAACGATCCTTGCAGTGTTCTGATGATCTGTTGTCAGATATAGCATCTCAATGTGATGGATATGATGCTTATGATCTG GAAATACTGGTTGACAGATCTGTGCATGCGGCCATTGGTCGCACATTATCTGCTGATTTGGGCTCCGGAGAAAATGAGAAACCTACTTTAGTCAGGGATGACTTTCTGCAGGCAATGCAAAATTTCCTTCCAGTGGCCATGCGGGACATCACTAAACCTGCTACTGAAGGTGGTCGCTCTGGTTGGGAAGATGTTGGAGGTCTTAATGACATTCAAAATGCTATTAAAGAG ATGATTGAGCTACCTTCAAAATTTCCAAATATCTTCGCTCAAGCTCCATTGAGGATGCGGTCCAATGTTCTCTTATATGGCCCCCCTGGTTGTGGAAAAACTCATATTGTtggtgctgctgctgctgcctGTTCACTACGATTCATCTCAGTGAAAGGACCCGAGTTgcttaacaaatatattggTGCTTCTGAACAAGCT GTTCGGGATATCTTCTCAAAGGCGGCTGCAGCAGCGCCATGCCTTctattttttgatgaatttgattCTATTGCTCCAAAGAGAGGGCATGATAATACTGGAGTGACTGATAGAGTTGTCAATCAA TTTCTGACAGAATTGGATGGTGTTGAAGTCTTGACTGGTGTATTTGTTTTTGCTGCTACAAG TCGGCCGGATTTGCTTGATGCTGCACTCTTACGGCCTGGTAGGCTGGACCGACTATTATTTTGCGATTTCCCATCACAGCAGGAGAGGTTGGATATTCTTAAGGTCCTTTCAAGAAAG TTACCAATGGCCAGTGATGTTGACTTGGAACACGTATCCCACATGACTAAAGGCTTTAGTGGAGCGGACCTTCAAGCACTTCTTTCCGACACACAACTTGAAGCAGTTCACGAGCTTTTGGACAGGGAAGATGGCGGTGAAACTGGAAAGATGCCTGTGATCACGGGTGCTCTTCTGGAGTCCATCGCATCCAAGGCTAAACCATCAGTTTCAGAAGCTGAGAAGCGAAGGTTGTATGACATTTACAGCCAGTTTCTCGATTCAAAGCGGTCTGTCACTGCAcag TCAAGAGATGCAAAAGGCAAAAGAGCAACGCTAGCTTAA
- the LOC105180087 gene encoding peroxisome biogenesis protein 1 isoform X1: MEFEVRVVGGLESCFVSLPLSLIQTLQSGYLPPILAIELYSGTRLWHVAWCGSASSSPSSIEIARQYADCIGLCDRTVVRVRVVSNLPKATLVTVEPLTEDDWEILELNSELAENAILEQVGIVHEQMKFPLWLHGQTVVMFHVISTFPQKPVVQLVPGTEVAVAPKRRKNSSMQSQEESHRISKAQLRVQDSDSRFIYKCEENGIKMDVMFTSGAFVHPETAKKYSLNSLQFVVISPRLPSNESKKRLHSRSKAREKDANNGNLTDKQDCHQLVVRLLLSESVTKGHIMLSQSLRLYLGAELHSWVHIKMCNISVKKDIPLVSISPYHFKMFQKNEVIENSNLENGNNLENHTRKDELQRISSNAEMGIRDWSVHEKIVAALSSGSLNDVAEETMTTTGEPHKFGYKNGLSSLLCAWFWAQLDTVVSNSEEDVSSLVIGSKTLLHLKVKNHGFPRNGKLQTSSNRFPKKGNQDEEPSVDVLYVLSLSEDSQHDKDINAYELAFDKTSSANYTLRSLDVLLGKLQLGDILFSHVAGESPRDNVVAAAFSSLDWMGAAPLDVNYRLTTLLSPSSYDLPLPGHILICGPPGSGKTLLAKVSAKYLEGCKEILAHMVFVSCSRLTLEKPPTIRQALSNYISEALDHAPSVIVLDDLDSLIAPSSDLEGSQPSSSSAALIEFLADILDEYEEKRRSLCGICPIAFIATAQSLTSFPQSLSSSGRFDFHVNLPIPAATERSAMLKHEIQKRSLQCSDDLLSDIASQCDGYDAYDLEILVDRSVHAAIGRTLSADLGSGENEKPTLVRDDFLQAMQNFLPVAMRDITKPATEGGRSGWEDVGGLNDIQNAIKEMIELPSKFPNIFAQAPLRMRSNVLLYGPPGCGKTHIVGAAAAACSLRFISVKGPELLNKYIGASEQAVRDIFSKAAAAAPCLLFFDEFDSIAPKRGHDNTGVTDRVVNQFLTELDGVEVLTGVFVFAATSRPDLLDAALLRPGRLDRLLFCDFPSQQERLDILKVLSRKLPMASDVDLEHVSHMTKGFSGADLQALLSDTQLEAVHELLDREDGGETGKMPVITGALLESIASKAKPSVSEAEKRRLYDIYSQFLDSKRSVTAQSRDAKGKRATLA, translated from the exons ATGGAGTTTGAGGTGAGAGTGGTAGGGGGACTTGAAAGCTGCTTTgtttctcttcctctttcaCTCATCCAAACGCTTCAGTCTGGTTACCTTCCCCCAATTCTCGCAATCGAGCTCTACTCAGGCACACGCCTCTGGCACGTGGCTTGGTGCGGCTCCGCGTCCTCCTCGCCATCTTCGATTGAG ATTGCTCGACAGTATGCGGATTGCATTGGATTGTGTGATCGTACTGTTGTTAGAGTGCGTGTGGTTAGTAACTTGCCCAAGGCTACACTCGTGACGGTTGAACCGCTTACGGAGGATGATTGGGAGATTCTGGAGCTTAATTCTGAGCTTGCTGAAAATGCTATTTTGGAGCAG GTTGGAATTGTCCATGAACAGATGAAATTTCCATTATGGTTGCATGGACAAACAGTTGTCATGTTTCATGTCATTTCAACCTTTCCCCAGAAACCAGTAG TTCAACTTGTGCCCGGAACTGAAGTTGCAGTAGCTCCAAAGAGACGTAAAAATTCTTCCATGCAATCTCAAGAGGAGAGTCATAGAATTTCAAAAGCGCAGCTGCGTGTTCAAGATTCAGACAGTAGATTCATTTATAAATGTGAGGAGAATGGCATTAAAATGGATGTGATGTTCACTTCTGGTGCTTTCGTCCATCCAGAAACAGCTAAAAAGTATTCACTTAATTCTCTTCAATTCGTGGTAATATCTCCGCGATTACCATCAAATGAAAGCAAGAAAAGGCTGCATTCTAGAAGCAAGGCACGTGAAAAGGATGCCAACAATGGTAATCTTACTGATAAGCAGGATTGCCATCAACTTGTTGTTCGCCTATTATTGTCTGAATCAGTGACAAAAGGACACATAATGCTGTCTCAGTCTCTTCGCCTCTATTTGGGAGCGGAACTACACTCTT GGGTACACATAAAAATGTGCAACATTAGCGTGAAGAAAGACATTCCTCTAGTTTCAATTTCACCTTACCATTTCAAGATGTTTCAAAAGAATGAGGTTATTGAGAATAGCAATCTAGAAAACGGAAACAACCTCGAGAACCATACAAGAAAAGATGAGCTTCAAAGAATCAGCTCGAATGCTGAAATGGGTATTAGAGATTGGTCTGTGCACGAGAAGATTGTTGCAGCTCTTTCTTCTGGATCTTTGAATGATGTGGCTGAAGAGACAATGACTACGACTGGGGAACCACATAAGTTTGGTTATAAAAATGGTTTATCATCTCTTTTATGTGCGTGGTTCTGGGCTCAGCTTGATACTGTTGTTTCAAACTCAGAAGAGGATGTAAGTTCATTGGTTATAGGAAGCAAAACACTGCTtcatttaaaagtaaaaaatcatgGATTTCCTAGAAATGGCAAGCTACAAACATCCAGTAACAGATTTCCCAAAAAGGGAAACCAAGACGAAGAACCATCAGTTGATGTCCTTTATGTTTTGTCACTTTCGGAGGATTCTCAGCATGATAAAGacattaatgcatatgaacTTGCATTTGACAAAACCAGCAGCGCCAACTATACTTTGAGAAGTTTAGATGTGTTGCTTGGAAAGCTGCAACTGGGTGATATATTATTCTCTCATGTAGCTGGTGAGTCACCTCGTGACAATGTTGTTGCTGCTGCATTTTCTTCGTTGGATTGGATGGGTGCAGCTCCACTTGATGTAAATTACA GGTTGACAACTTTATTATCCCCTAGCAGCTATGATCTTCCTTTGCCTGGGCACATTTTAATATGTGGACCTCCA GGTTCTGGTAAAACATTATTGGCCAAAGTCTCTGCAAAATATCTTGAAGGATGTAAAGAAATTTTGGCACACAT GGTTTTCGTATCTTGTTCTAGACTCACTTTGGAGAAGCCTCCAACTATCCGCCAAGCACTTTCCAACTACATCTCTGAAGCATTGGATCATGCACCCTCTGTTATTGTCTTGGATGATCTAGATAGCCTAATTGCACCTTCCTCAGATTTGGAGGGATCCCAACCTTCATCGTCTTCTGCAGCACTCATTGAGTTTCTTGCTGATATATTAGATGAATATGAG GAAAAACGAAGGAGCCTGTGTGGAATTTGCCCCATAGCATTCATTGCTACAGCACAATCCCTGACTAGTTTTCCACAGAGCTTAAGCTCTTCTG GAAGATTCGACTTTCATGTCAATCTGCCAATACCTGCTGCTACTGAACGTTCTGCCATGTTGAAACATGAGATCCAGAAACGATCCTTGCAGTGTTCTGATGATCTGTTGTCAGATATAGCATCTCAATGTGATGGATATGATGCTTATGATCTG GAAATACTGGTTGACAGATCTGTGCATGCGGCCATTGGTCGCACATTATCTGCTGATTTGGGCTCCGGAGAAAATGAGAAACCTACTTTAGTCAGGGATGACTTTCTGCAGGCAATGCAAAATTTCCTTCCAGTGGCCATGCGGGACATCACTAAACCTGCTACTGAAGGTGGTCGCTCTGGTTGGGAAGATGTTGGAGGTCTTAATGACATTCAAAATGCTATTAAAGAG ATGATTGAGCTACCTTCAAAATTTCCAAATATCTTCGCTCAAGCTCCATTGAGGATGCGGTCCAATGTTCTCTTATATGGCCCCCCTGGTTGTGGAAAAACTCATATTGTtggtgctgctgctgctgcctGTTCACTACGATTCATCTCAGTGAAAGGACCCGAGTTgcttaacaaatatattggTGCTTCTGAACAAGCT GTTCGGGATATCTTCTCAAAGGCGGCTGCAGCAGCGCCATGCCTTctattttttgatgaatttgattCTATTGCTCCAAAGAGAGGGCATGATAATACTGGAGTGACTGATAGAGTTGTCAATCAA TTTCTGACAGAATTGGATGGTGTTGAAGTCTTGACTGGTGTATTTGTTTTTGCTGCTACAAG TCGGCCGGATTTGCTTGATGCTGCACTCTTACGGCCTGGTAGGCTGGACCGACTATTATTTTGCGATTTCCCATCACAGCAGGAGAGGTTGGATATTCTTAAGGTCCTTTCAAGAAAG TTACCAATGGCCAGTGATGTTGACTTGGAACACGTATCCCACATGACTAAAGGCTTTAGTGGAGCGGACCTTCAAGCACTTCTTTCCGACACACAACTTGAAGCAGTTCACGAGCTTTTGGACAGGGAAGATGGCGGTGAAACTGGAAAGATGCCTGTGATCACGGGTGCTCTTCTGGAGTCCATCGCATCCAAGGCTAAACCATCAGTTTCAGAAGCTGAGAAGCGAAGGTTGTATGACATTTACAGCCAGTTTCTCGATTCAAAGCGGTCTGTCACTGCAcag TCAAGAGATGCAAAAGGCAAAAGAGCAACGCTAGCTTAA